TCAGGTCAGCTTTGTCTTGAGGGGTCACCTCTGCCGTGGCATTGATGCTGCTGAGCTCACAGTGGATATTTGGGCTATTTTCTTCAGCACTCTGTGCAGTGGAGTTCATCACCAACATGTCTCGGTTTGAAATCTTTCTGCCTGACCCAGCTGCCCAATTGTGAGCTGTTGTAGGTATGGTTTTGACTGGTGTGATCATGTCACCAGCCTTAGGGACTTCAGGTGGTATGAAATAGTCTTTTAGTGGATGATACATTGTGGAGGAAAGTCAGTCTAACGGTTTACAACCCCGTTGTGATCCATGTTCTCAGCAAAATCCtataaaatgtaaagaaaacaaaactaatgaGCAAAAGAAGTGGAAAAAGTGAAGATTGTCTATAAAATTTGACGTTTCCACTAATAATCAGTCACATGATTTGTAATATGACACACAACATCAGTtctaactttaaaaattaatacatatcTTAATGAAATTATAACAAACAAATCTTTAAatccaaatatttcaaaacttCTGGCTGTAAAATACTAAAGACAAAACGAAAATAACCCCGTGTACACTTATCCGTCGATAAACCCCATGTAAAACGATCGATTACATATCCGTGAATTTCATAAACATAGCCATttatgttaagactgtgtcttgAGATCTATGATGACTAGTTTTACAAGTTAATCATCTTTGTTTCTCTCTAAGActgttcataactttttaaagtcagttgCATAAAAACGCACATTGGCATAATTTAATACTGAAAAGTAAGCCTGATTACCTAAAGTAAGACCGAAAAGTAAGACTAaactaactgctagttggtcatACCAGTTCTTGTGTCAGAGTTTATTAAATTAGGACATttcagtagcttttataaaattgccttagaaaaaaaaaaaacattactgttgtgcattttgagacaaaacaatggcagtgacatattttgtcaatacaagttgctttcagttaagagagctcaaacatgcattttagtctgggattaGGCTtcagccttgtctgtgaaaccgggcattAAAGATCTAACATAATATATAGTTGAGTGAATAACATTATGGCCtacctttactgaaaaaaaacccCCGACTCGTTCACCATAAATATTCGTTTGAATTTTCCCGGATAAAGCGCGGCTAACGTCTCACGTCGCGCAAGGACTGCGTCACTTCCGTCAACGGTGCTAGGAAGTAAGTGATTCATTTCAgcgaatcggttctttcgaAGAGTTAGTTTCAAAGAATTGGTTAAAACAGTTCTGCGATTCTTTTACCTCAAAAACACAtcacattacattttgatgtCCATTACGTTTTCCCATTAGGATTTATTAGGCTAATTATAGCGTTTATTGTAATTCCATGTTTCCCATTTCAGTTTGTTGAGCCATCAGCCATGATTCGGCTTACAAAACAAAGCCATTTTCAGCCTAAATAATTTTGCATTAAACAGTATTAAAACTAATTCACATCTCTTGACTAAAAgatatttgtatataaaaaggctatttattaaattcaactctataaaaaataaaataaagaacatAAATAGGACATttgtagcttttataaacgttccTTAGAAAAAACATGAGTGCATCTTTACACAAAACAATggtactgacatattttaagatatgtcagtgcaagttgctttcagtaaAAACAGCTTCAtgacaaacatgcattttagtctaggactagacTTAAGCATTGTCTGTGAAATCGGGGGACTATGGCTGCgtctcaatgtgcatactatccatcctaaatagtatgtgacatttgtaatattcaatattatttaGGGCGGTTGGGGTGGATAGTATCTTTTCAGTGTGAACGAATCGTTCAGACCGGTTTTGTGAACCGGTTCAATTGATTAACTGAAAAGATTCGTCTCAAAAGTTCTCATTAGCATGTGAGTCAGAAATATGCAGTCGGAAAGAAGATAAAACGAGTAGTATAAAAGAATGAAATGTTAGGAAATAAGCGTGAGAGTTGTATGCAATCCGCCGATAAacgagaagaagaagaagaagaagaagaagaagaaatacaTGTGAGGATAACGTTTAGTAATGGAGATGATGTCCGAGAATAAACTACCGGAGGAGATATGGATCCACGTGTTTGGATTTCTCCCTCTTCGTGACAAATTGAGTGTTCGTTTAAGCTGCACGCGCTTTAAAAGACTGGTCGACCATTGGACCTTATGGAAAGACAGTGTTGTTGTCCTCCAAAGGCTCGAACTCTACAAACCACATTTTTGGAGAACTCTGCGCCAAAGGAAAACCAAGTCCATTGTTGTTGAAAAGGCACATGCAAAAGCATTGGAACAAATTGTGACTTTGCTGCCGTGGATGCGTTCCGTTACTCTGGTTCAGTGCAATGATGGCTCAGCTCTGGTGACACTGGGTGCTTTAAAACACCTCGAGAGGCTTGTCATCCGTCAATGTTCCTGTCGGAGTCTGACCAGCTCACTTTTATCTTTGAGACAACTGACTCATCTCTGCTTGTGTGAGGTACAGAGAGCTTCAGTATCGGAGATAAGTGCTGCTACTTCACAGCTTGTCAATCTTACCTCACTACACTACCATGAAGATAAAAATCCTCTCCTTAAGCGTGCCCTTCATGGCATGTTGAGGCGTCTGCCCAACTTAAAACACCTTTCCTTGAAATTGGGGCCAAATTATGGGATACTTCCTGATGATTATTTTGGGTGTCCGGGTATGTATGCTTTCCAGGtatgaaaacaaaatcaagtAAAGACAAGAGAAGATTTTCACAATTGTCTTTCACACAGGAGAGTTTGGGCTGAGCAGCCTGGAGCTGCTGAAATATGAAGATCCCTGCCTCTCCCCTGTTGCCTTTAACGCTCTGCCCTCCCTGACAAAACTAACGGTGCACAATAAACAATTGCGTGCCAATCAATTCTGCTGCCGTATCACAAATTGGTTGCAAGGGCTTCATGTTCTCTCAGAACTCAACATTTCATGTAAGTATGAAATAATGCATAAACACGGGCTTCCTTTTTACCTCAGAGATCTTCAACCGGAAATTTCTAAGGTGTCCATAAGATAACTAATTaactaataaaatattgtaactattaaaatgcaaacattACTTGATTACCTGAAAGAAAATCACAAAGTTCACACAGACAAGTTAAACTCAGTTTTTCAGTTTCATGGGTACCCACAGGATCATCCCAGATAGAACACTTCATATAAAGATCACTTCATCTGGAAAGCATCTGCTGTgtacaaacatctgatagacATCTTTTAGATGTCAGTTTTacaaacattctaaatcataaacatcttaaagacatcttctaaacgtctatttgacatctgacaggaaacgtcCTATAGACACATTGCAGATGAGCAAACACGCCTTCAAGATGTAAACACGCACATCAAATAGATGTCTCCAAGATGTATGTGTGCTATCGGGgatgaatataatataacaatattaataataataattattgctattattattacaaacccgattccaaaaaagttgggacactgtacaaattgtgaataaaaaaggaatgcaaagatgtggaagtttcaaatttcaatattttattcagaatacaacatagatgacatatcaaatgtttaatctgagaaaatgtatcattttaagggaaaaataagttgattttaaatttcatggcatcaacacatctcaaaaaagttgggacaaggccatgtttaccactgtgtggcatcccctcttctttttataacagtctgcaaacgtctggggactgaggagacaagttgctcaagtttaggaataggaatgttgtgcCATTCTtctctaatacaggcttctagttgctcaactgtcttaggtcttctttgtcgcatcttcctccttatgatgcgccaaatgttttctatgggtgaaagatctggactgcaggctggccatttcagtacccggatccttcttctacgcagccatgatgttgtaattgatgcagtatgtggtctggcattgtcatgttggaaaactgGGCGCTGataacttgggttgtccttgtcctctttagtccggatgacatggcgtcccagttttccaaaaagaacttcaaattttgatttgtctgaccacagaacagttttccactttgccacagtccattttaaatgagccttgaccCAGAGAAggcgcctgcgcttctggatcatgtttagatatggcttcttttttgacctatatagttttagccggcaatggcgaatggcacggtggattgtgttcaccgacaatgtttactggaagtattcctgaccCATGTTGTGATtcccattacagtagcattcctgtatgtgatgcagtgccgtctaagggcccgaagatcacgggcatccaatatGGTTTTccagccttgacccttacgcacagagattgttccagattctctgaatctttggatgatattatgcactgtagatgatgatgataacttcaaactctttgcagtttttctctgagaaactcctttctgatattgctccactatttttcgccgcagcattgggggaattggtgatcctctgcccatcttgacttctgagaggctctttttatacccaatcatgttgccaattgacctaataagttgcaaattggtcctccagctgttccttatatgtacatttaacttttccggcctcttgttgctacctgtcccaacttttttggaatgtgtagctctcatgaaatccaaaatgagccaatatttggcatgacatttcaaaatgtctcactttcaacatttgatatgtaatctatattctattgtgaataaaatataagtttaaaagatttgtaaattattgcattccttttttattcacaatttgtacagtgtcccaacttttttggaatcgggtttgtatttgtagtagtagtaaatgtcatttttcatattaatttaataCGTTATTTATcataatttgttatattttactactaatatactatattattattttatattgattttAATCTATTGTCAGCCCTAGTTTCTGTTGGATCATTAAATgctcagttcacccaaaaatgaaataattctgtcattaattactcaccctcgtgtcggtTGACGCCCGTAAGTTCGTttatcttcgaaacacaaattaagatatttttgataaaatccaatggctcagtgaggcctgcattgccagcaagacaattaacactttcaatgcccagaaagccacTAAAGacgcatttaaaacagttcatgtgactacagtggtttaaccttaatcttatgaagcgacgagaatactttttgtgcagcaaaaaaacCAAAGTAACAATTTTATACAAcatgatgggtgatttcaaaacactgcttcatgaagctttacgaatcttttgttttgaatcagtggttcagagcgtgtatcaaactgccaaagtcacgtgatttcagtaaatgaggcttcgttacgtcataagtgttttgtaatttcaatagttcacgtgactccGGCAGTTTGATCTGAActactgattcaaaacaaaagattcgtaaaacttcgaagcttcatgaagcagtgttttgaaatcgcccatcactagatattgttgaataaagtcattatttattttttttggtgcacaaaaagtattctcgtcgcttcataacattagggttgaaccactgtagtcacatgagctgctttaaatacgtctttagtaactttctgggcattgaaagtgttaattgtcttgctggcaatggaggcctcactgagccatcggattttatcaaaaatatcttaatatgtgttccaaagatgaacgaaggtcttacaggtgtggaacgacatgagggtgagtaattaatgacaaaattttcatttttgggtgaactaaccctttaaacaagcATGTTAGGGAAGAACATAAGAACATAACAATTCAGCACTTGATCTTGATCTTATTGTACAATAAATCCCTCTACAGTTTTGTCCtttcttttgtattttctaGTAGGAGTCCCACTCCAGGTCTATGCTAAATCAATACCCAGGACTGTGCAGCGTTTGTCTCTCATGGGAGTGAAGGCAGATTTGGAGGCAGTCAGGATCATGGCAGAGCAGGTGCCAGATCTCCTTCACCTCCACTTGGACTTAAGTTGTCACAACAACTGTGGTATAATCAAAGAAATACCTCAGATTTTCCCAAAGCTGCAGGTCCTGAAAGTGAGGTGAGAGTTCTTTTGTCATgaattgtaaatatattatgtCAGAATAAGTAATTGTACTGCTTTTTGTGTGTATCTGACCTCGGTTAACTTTTTATTCTAATCAACTTCTCTCTTTCAGACAGCAAAATCTTCCAGAATCAGTGTTCCTTCAGCTTCAGAATCTGTCTCAACTTCAGCAGTTAGTGATTTTGGATGCACCCCAGAGCTACAGTCCTACTTTCCTAGATCTGACTAAAAAATTTCGTGACCAAACAAACAATAGAATCCATGTGCTTCATTCCAATTCAAAGGACCAAACCGCTTGTTTTTGTGGTTTTAATTGATGCACTTCATTGTTTCTTATGTCTTTGTAATATAGAGGAACATGTATGTTGTGTATTTGATGCATTTGGTTACGATTTCAAACATGTACAGATAATCGTGCCTTATATACAGCTGTCTTTGTAATATAGAGGAACATGTATGTTGAAGATTAAAAtaggaaatacattttaaatagtggATTAGTGGGCACACTctcttttacttttaaaacgTTGTGAATGATATTAGCATTCATTTGACTCTTTACAAAGTGGTACATATTTAGAAAATTGTATATTCACTCAAGGTCTCTGTAAATTGTCTCAAATAATAAAGGAAAATAAAGAATACAGTAAGAAGTCTCCATTTCTATCCTTATCATCCGAACctctccactaggtggcaatctATTCACACTtggttataaaaaaaacaaccttttcCACTCTTCATGGATCCTTTCAGTTaatacacaaaatatgtttAGAAACGATTATGTAGTATAAATCCAcataaatatgtgaaaaaacTTGTATGAAAGACAAATATGACATTAAAGTGAAAAGACTGGGTGAAATGTTTACCATAAGCGCTCTCACAACAGGATTATCATATTTAGTTTTATAATTAACAGttatgtgacatttttttttttactacactTCATTTTCCAATTTAGACATTTAAGGATTTATGAtatgaaaatgaattttaaaggcTTTCCATCAGGTTTTACTAATCAAGGCCCAGTCAAACTGATGAGGCATTAATATAATTAGAAGCAATTGTGCTAGCAATTAGCTCCAGTAAAGCTGATCCATCATTGCATATATAATAATGAAGGgtgaatgtttagatgttttaatCCCACTCAAGGTTATACAGTTGTAAGAGCTTCCCAGAAGTTTTATGGTGTATTGAAGCTGTGAGAAATCTTCCATTAGTCGAGGATGGAGCATTCATCAAATGAGAGACGACAAGGACAACATATCACTCCACATTATATCCCACTGAGGGAAAAATAATGTGGTCATAAGTAACAGAGGAGACTGAGTGAAAACACTTTTGGAGTAGCATGCGATGCTGCCTGACTTAAACAGTGTCCATGAAGAAACCTGCAATGCTTCAACATCCGGTTCTATCTGCAAATTTGAAAAGTGTTATAGCTTAGCATGCGTTTGATGTGAAAGTTGCGATTCAATAtccttaaaatgttttacatacatttatttttttttggacatatgTTTCATCTCAGGCATGTCCCAgaaatttcaatgtttcacCTCAGCAAGAGAATTCTATGTTCGAATGCTTCAATCTTACGCTCTGAGATGAGTACAGCAAAGGAGAAAATGGCAGTCTGGAGAACATGGAAGGAGATTGGTGTATTCTCTTTGAATTTTCATTCTGATACAGACATTCCAGACATTCCATCTTTTAGAATTCTAAGTGTTCTACAGGATTTCTTGGGaaaaaatgctttcaaaagCCAAGACCAAAAATAACTACAGTTTTACCCTGAAGAGTCTGCTATTGAATTAGTGTTGCATGGTTTTCTCTGAACATTGTTTTGCCTCTAAATTTACAAAATCCCcttgtgttttatttcttttccaaGGAGTTCACTCAATCATTATAGAATTACATCGTGACAGAATTTCACTCGGTTCATTCATATAGCATTTGATTAGAAAATGGGGCAAAATGTCTTGCATCTTTTGAATTCTcattgaaagtgttttttagCCATAATTTGAGCATGGAACACTTTGCAGCTTTTGATGGCTATTGGGCTCTGGATGGGAATTTCGGATTTCTTTTAAATTCATTGATCTGACCCTAAATTATCTGAATGGCAGGCCAGCTAGAGCTGAATTCAAGGTAGCTCGTATGAAGCAATAAAATACCAGCCCTATTAGTTTTGATTGAGATGAAAACGGCAATGGAGAAATTATTCAATAATAGCAACGGAGGACGTTATGCACCTCCCCACATGATCACACATAATCAATGCCATTTAGTGGATGGTATCATCTTGTTAGTTTCTTCCATTACAGTCTATGGAGGGATTTTGCATTCTCCTCCACACACAATCATTTCTCATTTCGAGTATACGTGAATGGCGAAGCCCCCACTCTACTGTGAGTAAACGACTTCTCCATTCTTATCAGAAAGCAATTTGCTCGTGTGAGACAGTAAAGTCCAAGCTCTCCATCATTATATGAAATGGCTGTCCATGCCGTCTCATCTACGAGAAAGGAGATGCCGTATGAACAGACAGACTATCTGGGAGATAGCTTGCCAGCTCATCCGGATGCAAACGCTGTATCATGCTGGGACAATGAAACCTGTGTCGCAACTAAAGGGAGCTATACAGGAAACTGGTGAAAATAACGTTTGCGCTGGAGGATGTTGTtctatgaaattatatatatgtatatatttgttttataatttacattttgccAAAAATCCTAGGATAACATATCTACTGTGACAACTTATCCTAATGTGTTCAATTATGTTTGAACTTTATTCATGTGTGTTGTATTCTGGGCAATACATgtggaaatgttttattttttattttttatgtaagactataaaaaaattgactttaaaaaagaaacccACTTTGAGAAATATCagctgaagtaaaaaaaaaaagctttcccCAAATATAAAGAGAGGTCTTTAGGAAACAACACAAACTACTCTAGCAAATGTTTTCTTTGCACATGATTTCTATCCTTTTCTCTATGGTTCAGATGTTTTGAGGACACTACAGGAGTTGTAAATGGCATAGTTAAGAACCTGAGAGAATGCTGGATGAGTTCTGAAGGGAATATGTGTGTGAGGCTGTTATTCCCATTAAACAGTAAAATCTCTGAATGGAACACACATCATATCTAATCAAAACCCTAACTCTAATCCTGCGAACTGTATATCTCACAGATTTTAAAATTCAAAAGGTACTCTAAAAGCTCAGGGTTTCTAAGAGagtcaaaataaatacaagagaTGTTTTTCCTTCCCAATGACAGTCTTGTGTCTTTCTATCTCTTGAGATCTATCTCATAATCTAAatcttttaaatttactttaatgcaccattaatcaaaatggacaatacttattttttaatggaatattgcagtgtctattatgaattatttatgtgcacatcattattttttaaaattcatgtgccctcctAATCTTAACTTGCCTTCCCTTTTGCAACGGCATGTCTTCTTTTCTCAGATGGTGTGTATACTGACACGAGGGCGGAAcaaactgtcactcacatgagatcacagcaatagtaAACCACAACaaccaacgatccaatcaattccgagtggacaaaatcaagtatcacaacttccatttcatgccgactttaaggtGATGGTCAGATATTTTGGGTTTGTTTAAAACCCCAGCCAATCCTTTGGCCCTTCAAGGAAAGGACATGTCCTATATGTCCTGTTGAAAAAATGAGTATTTTTCAATTAACCAACAAAGTAAAACAGATAAATGTAAGACTTAGAAGAATACCCACAACTTAATATTAGATTTCAGACATTATATTTTGTTTGAGTCAATTTCTAATGTGTTCATACCTCATTCGATATAGCCAGAGAACGAAAGAGAATGATGAAGCGGCtgagtaaaataatgaaagagagagatggtCAAACATGTGGACGAGCGGCATAagaacatttctatttcaaagaaAATTTCTAATTTTCTATTTCAAGTTGCTCAAAGTGCTGATGTacaaacaatgaataaataattacattcttTGAACTAGAGTATGAACAAGGTGCTCCATAGGGAGTTAGACCTAATGAtgattttttcataataaaatacttttcttcAAGTAATTTAAATGATATTTGGTAGTGcatgaaaacattaattattgataCATAATCTGAAAAATGATCAATAGGTGGGTTTGTATGGGGAGTCGATTACattgttatttaaatttagAAGATAAAGGCAATGTAGCATTAATAAATCAAAAGCTGGCAGacataaaatcttttttatcTGTTTGTGCTAGAGCAGCTGGACCGGAGAGACACTCACATTCACAGACAATGAGTAAAATAACACAAACCAACATGTAATAGAAAAAATAACCACCTGCTAAGGTGCTGGATGTGATCATTTCTCACAATTAGTTTAACTAATCATACCCGTGGGTTATGCTCTCTTTAAACCCCAGGTTATGAAACCCTGTTGTGCTCTAAACTGTATTGTCAAAACTGAACAGCATGGAACGATGCAGTGCATGAAGCAGACAACCAATCATTAACTAAGCAGTGCTTACTGCGTTAAAAATTCATGCACTTTGTACAGTCACAGAAACTTTACATGCTGTGTTTTAGCATTTAAGTTCTAAaagacagctgaaaaaaaaactgcgGCGGCAAATGTGTTAACCTGGGTAACAAAGTTATTTGTTATTTACTGATGTACATTTCAGGAGGGTTAAGAGCTGACTTTACGTGGCAATATTTTCCCACATTGAGTTATTCAAATATGATGAGTACATGTGACGATTTGTAATCATCCAATCAGTGTCAATGATctcataaatatgcaaataagaacataATCCCAGGGTT
This window of the Ctenopharyngodon idella isolate HZGC_01 chromosome 17, HZGC01, whole genome shotgun sequence genome carries:
- the im:7136021 gene encoding uncharacterized protein im:7136021, producing MEMMSENKLPEEIWIHVFGFLPLRDKLSVRLSCTRFKRLVDHWTLWKDSVVVLQRLELYKPHFWRTLRQRKTKSIVVEKAHAKALEQIVTLLPWMRSVTLVQCNDGSALVTLGALKHLERLVIRQCSCRSLTSSLLSLRQLTHLCLCEVQRASVSEISAATSQLVNLTSLHYHEDKNPLLKRALHGMLRRLPNLKHLSLKLGPNYGILPDDYFGCPGEFGLSSLELLKYEDPCLSPVAFNALPSLTKLTVHNKQLRANQFCCRITNWLQGLHVLSELNISLGVPLQVYAKSIPRTVQRLSLMGVKADLEAVRIMAEQVPDLLHLHLDLSCHNNCGIIKEIPQIFPKLQVLKVRQQNLPESVFLQLQNLSQLQQLVILDAPQSYSPTFLDLTKKFRDQTNNRIHVLHSNSKDQTACFCGFN